The genomic stretch ggtctctgaagagacgctactatcaaggccggatttgtggaaaggcccccgaggccggttcctagggcgtcTGATTGCAGAAGGGCGACTGTGGGTGTGCAGCCATCCACACCATTCCATTCCTGAAATTATTCTAAAAAGTTGCTTGGTCGCAGCCGCCCGCTTCGCTAAGCACACTAACCTGTGTGTACGGGCAGGCAGTGCAGCGGGCGGCTAAACAGGAGTAGGCAAATAGCAGAACAGAGGGGGAGCTGTTAGGACCAGCAGGCAGCAGCCGCACGCTCATTGCAGCTTAGCCTGCTATAACAACGTGCCTCCAGCTTTGCCCTCCAGTACAAACATCTTTGTGGTCAGCCGAAGTTGCTTTTGAAGCCACCCGAGCGACTAGGCAATAAAGAAAGGGATTCCCGTCAGAGGTGGGTCTGCTGCCGATCATTAAGTTTCCCCTCTCTACAAGTCACTCACAGTGACAGTGTATAATCTGCAGCCTCGATGCCCTGTGCTACATATCTGTCCATCCGTTATGCTCTTCAGCACGAAGCAGCCTGTTGCTGGGATGTCTGATGGGGCCAGAGGTTAGAAGTCTTGTAGCTGCGGGGACCTGATGGGGATGAAAGCTAAGCTGCTGATAAGATAAAGTGTCTGACTGTTCCTCCTGCCTCTGTGTTCCAgtaacaaaaaaatgtgtaacccccaccccacacacactcacacacacacacacacgctgtatgtatatatatatatatatatatatatatatatatactctctctctctccctctctctctctgtgtgtctgtctgtctgtgtctctctctgtctgtctgtctctctgtctctctctctctctctctctctctctgtctgtctgtgtgtctctctctctgtctgtctgtctgtgtctgtctctctctgtctgtctgtctctctctctgtctgtctgtctctctgtctgtctgtgtgtctctctctctctctctgtctgtctgtgtctctctctgtctgtctgtctgtgtctctctctgtctgtctgtgtctctctctgtctgtctgtctgtgtctctctctgtctgtttgtctgtctctctctctgtctgtctgtctctctctctctctctctgtctgtctgtctctctctctgtctgtctgtctctctgtctgtttgtctctctctctctgtctgtctctctctctctctgtctgtctgtctctctctctctctgtctgtctctctgtctgtctctgtctgtctgtctctctgtctgtctctctctgtctctctctctctctgtctgtctgtgtctttctgtctgtctgtctgtgtctctatgtctgtctgtctgtgtctctctctgtctgtctgtctgtctcgctgtctgtctgtctgtctcgctgtctgtctctctctctctctgtctgtctctctctctctgtctgtctgtctctctgtctgtctctgtctgtctctctgtctgtctgtgtctgtctgtctctctgtctatctgtctgtctctctctgtctgtctgtctgtctctctctctgtgtgtgtgtgtatctctctgtgtgtgtctctctctctctgtgtctctctctctctctctctctctgtgtgtctctctctctctctctctccctctctctctgtctctctctccctctctgtctctctctctctctctctctctgtctctctctgtctccctctctctctgtctccatctctctctctctctgtctctttctctctgtctctctccctctgtctctctctctgtctctcggtctctctctctctgtctctccctctctgtctctctctgtctgtctttctctgtctctgtctgtctctctctctctgtctctctctctctctctctccctctctctctctgtctctctctctgtctctccctctctctctctctctctctctctgtctgtctctctc from Hyperolius riggenbachi isolate aHypRig1 chromosome 5, aHypRig1.pri, whole genome shotgun sequence encodes the following:
- the LOC137519403 gene encoding RNA-binding protein 25-like; this encodes MVSGSEGCAATPCRQYRLSQEQWAKHLTPLLRYKVLDAFTELPAEKDNDYAAIKDAIITKYQLTPEAYRKKFRAWQKKGTLLHIAHARGGERERERETERERQTETERDREGDRERERERQRERERQTETERDRERVRERERERETERERDRQRQTETERETERERETERETDREREREREGETERETERERERERERDRERETDRDRERQTERDREGETERERPRDRERDRGRETERKRQREREMETEREGDRERQRERERERQRGRERQRGQRDRQRQTERQTDRERETDRERERQTARQTDRQRDRQTDRERHRQTDIETQTDRQKDTDRQRERETERDRQRDRQTETDRETDRERERQTDRERERQTERERQTDRETDRQRERQTDRERERETDRQRERQTNRQRETQTDRQRETQTDRERHRQTDRERHRQTERERETHRQTERQTDRERDRQTERDRHRQTDRERDTQTDRERERERERQRDRQTERDTDRQTHREREGE